A portion of the Lathamus discolor isolate bLatDis1 chromosome 5, bLatDis1.hap1, whole genome shotgun sequence genome contains these proteins:
- the PIGF gene encoding phosphatidylinositol-glycan biosynthesis class F protein isoform X1 produces MRWGPANPDATMKEVEVRRLFAANLLCVFAVAVTAVVPAFLWDGFTVLGTHLAWLCICSVCVGAVNVILHLVLKPNRSPKRSSLAHKISRFLKCCIYFFMSCIVFHAIIVLYGAPLLGSVTETFLFSVLLSTFTTLQCLCMLGPNIQAWIRVFSKNGAMSIWESSLQITTVCSILGAWFGAFPIPLDWDRPWQVWPISCSFGATFGYVAGLIIAPLWIHWNRKQLTYKSR; encoded by the exons ATGCGGT GGGGCCCGGCTAACCCCGATGCCACGATGAAAGAAGTAGAAGTAAGGAGGCTCTTCGCTGCCAACCTCCTCTGCGTGTTCGCGGTTGCTGTGACAGCGGTCGTTCCGGCTTTCCTCTGGGACGGATTCACGGTCTTGGGAACGCACCTCGCGTGGCTGTGTATTTGTTCTGTTTGCGTTGGTGCCGTTAATGTAATCTTGCACTTAGTCCTTAAACCAAATCGTTCTCCTAAGAGAAGTTCTCTTGCTCACAAG ATATCCAGATTTCTAAAATGCTGTATATACTTTTTCATGTCTTGCATAGTATTTCATGCCATTATTGTTCTctatggagcacctctcctagg GTCAGTGACTGAGAcgtttttgttttcagttctcctctctaCCTTTACGACTTTACAATGCTTGTGTATGCTGGGACCAAACATCCAAGCATGGATACGGGTATTTAGTAAAAATGG AGCTATGTCCATCTGGGAAAGCAGTTTGCAAATTACTACTGTGTGCAGTATACTTGGAGCTTGGTTCGGAGCATTTCCAATTCCTCTTGATTGGGATCGGCCTTGGCAG GTATGGCCCATTTCCTGTTCCTTCGGAGCTACCTTTGGCTATGTGGCTGGTCTGATTATTGCACCTCTGTGGATACACTGGAACCGGAAGCAGCTTACATACAAAAGCAGATAA
- the PIGF gene encoding phosphatidylinositol-glycan biosynthesis class F protein isoform X2 produces the protein MKEVEVRRLFAANLLCVFAVAVTAVVPAFLWDGFTVLGTHLAWLCICSVCVGAVNVILHLVLKPNRSPKRSSLAHKISRFLKCCIYFFMSCIVFHAIIVLYGAPLLGSVTETFLFSVLLSTFTTLQCLCMLGPNIQAWIRVFSKNGAMSIWESSLQITTVCSILGAWFGAFPIPLDWDRPWQVWPISCSFGATFGYVAGLIIAPLWIHWNRKQLTYKSR, from the exons ATGAAAGAAGTAGAAGTAAGGAGGCTCTTCGCTGCCAACCTCCTCTGCGTGTTCGCGGTTGCTGTGACAGCGGTCGTTCCGGCTTTCCTCTGGGACGGATTCACGGTCTTGGGAACGCACCTCGCGTGGCTGTGTATTTGTTCTGTTTGCGTTGGTGCCGTTAATGTAATCTTGCACTTAGTCCTTAAACCAAATCGTTCTCCTAAGAGAAGTTCTCTTGCTCACAAG ATATCCAGATTTCTAAAATGCTGTATATACTTTTTCATGTCTTGCATAGTATTTCATGCCATTATTGTTCTctatggagcacctctcctagg GTCAGTGACTGAGAcgtttttgttttcagttctcctctctaCCTTTACGACTTTACAATGCTTGTGTATGCTGGGACCAAACATCCAAGCATGGATACGGGTATTTAGTAAAAATGG AGCTATGTCCATCTGGGAAAGCAGTTTGCAAATTACTACTGTGTGCAGTATACTTGGAGCTTGGTTCGGAGCATTTCCAATTCCTCTTGATTGGGATCGGCCTTGGCAG GTATGGCCCATTTCCTGTTCCTTCGGAGCTACCTTTGGCTATGTGGCTGGTCTGATTATTGCACCTCTGTGGATACACTGGAACCGGAAGCAGCTTACATACAAAAGCAGATAA